From a single Thermodesulfobacteriota bacterium genomic region:
- a CDS encoding DUF1320 domain-containing protein, which yields MGRYVTPELLLRGLSEEHQAQLTDDAGTGEADAAVLEEAIADAEAEADAYVQAVYPLPLPSVPRLLTRIVIDLAVWHLFGRRQLHDDAVEARHKAAVKLLERIAAGEIALGIAAPPAKATGSAATNKTDADRLFGRDVLDRY from the coding sequence ATGGGCCGCTACGTCACCCCCGAGCTGCTCCTGCGGGGCCTCTCCGAGGAGCACCAGGCGCAGCTCACCGACGATGCGGGCACGGGAGAGGCCGACGCGGCGGTGCTCGAGGAGGCGATCGCCGACGCCGAGGCCGAGGCCGACGCGTACGTGCAGGCGGTGTACCCCCTGCCCCTGCCTTCGGTGCCGCGCCTGCTGACCCGCATCGTGATCGACCTGGCGGTGTGGCATCTCTTCGGTCGGCGCCAACTGCACGACGACGCGGTGGAGGCCCGGCACAAGGCAGCGGTGAAGCTCTTGGAGAGGATCGCCGCCGGGGAGATCGCCCTGGGGATCGCCGCGCCCCCGGCGAAGGCCACCGGAAGCGCGGCCACGAACAAGACGGACGCGGACCGGCTGTTCGGGCGCGACGTGCTGGACCGGTACTAA